Proteins from a genomic interval of Rosa chinensis cultivar Old Blush chromosome 2, RchiOBHm-V2, whole genome shotgun sequence:
- the LOC112187768 gene encoding protein KINESIN LIGHT CHAIN-RELATED 2, which yields MPGLAMDEVNVNGVVDEQSGEYTPHKEGYNQQGSPRSPLSPQSPHSDSIGMPMDGRIDTSIEQLYHNVCEMQSSDQSPSRASFGSFGAESRIDSELNHLVGYVHPDVEVRKEVVVETREDGTSTPEKENVSVGTKVKIQSPRFSPRSKSPNQRPPLDKRSPRNASSVMSKNKLRSLALRGMKLQNGVEDPSVEGLDSPDLGPFLLKQARDMISAGESPRKALELARRAVKSFEKCTTEKPSLELVMCLHVLASIHCSLGQYNEAIPVLERAIDIPAIEDGHDHALAKFAGCMQLGDIYAMTGQIENSILFYTAGMEIQRQVLGETDPRFGETCRYVAEAHVQALQFDEAEKLCLMALEIHRENGSPASLEEAADRRLMGLICDSKGDYEAALEHYVLAGMSMSANGHETDAASIDCSIGDAYLALARYDEAVFAFQKALTVFKTTKGETHPAVASVYVRLADLYNKIGKFKESKSYCENAHKIYGKPNPGTPAEEIASGLIDVSAIYQSMNDLEQALKLLKKALKMFGDSPGQQSTIAGIEAQMGVMYYMMGNYSDSYNTFKSSTTKFRASGEKKSALFGIALNQMGLACVQCYSINEAADLFEEARNILEKEYGPYHPDTLGVYSNLAGTYDAMGRLDDAIEILEYVVGMREEKLGTANPDVADEKRRLAVLLKEAGRVRNRKPRSLETLLDTANPQIRRSDIIEVL from the exons ATGCCTGGATTAGCTATGGATGAAGTGAATGTGAATGGGGTAGTAGATGAGCAGAGTGGAGAGTATACACCTCACAAGGAAGGCTATAACCAGCAAGGCTCTCCGAGAAGTCCATTGAGCCCTCAAAGTCCTCATAGTGACTCCATTGGTATGCCTATGGATGGCCGGATTGACACCTCGATTGAGCAGCTGTATCACAATGTATGTGAAATGCAGAGCTCTGATCAATCTCCATCCAGGGCTAGTTTTGGATCATTTGGTGCTGAGTCGAGGATTGATTCGGAGTTGAATCATCTTGTTGGGTATGTCCATCCAGATGTGGAGGTAAGGAAAGAGGTTGTTGTGGAAACCAGAGAGGATGGTACCTCAACtcctgaaaaagaaaatgtgtCTGTGGGAACAAAGGTGAAGATTCAATCTCCTAGGTTCAGTCCTAGGAGCAAATCTCCCAATCAGAGGCCTCCCCTTGACAAGAGGAGTCCAAGAAATGCAAGTTCAGTGATGTCGAAGAACAAGCTGAGAAGTTTAGCTTTACGAGGGATGAAGCTTCAGAATGGAGTCGAGGATCCCTCTGTAGAGGGATTGGATAGCCCTGATCTTGGACCCTTCTTGCTTAAGCAAGCAAGGGATATGATTTCTGCTGGTGAAAGTCCCCGGAAGGCGCTTGAGTTGGCTCGTCGGGCAGTGAAATCATTTGAGAAATGTACAACCGAGAAACCCAGTTTAGAGTTGGTCATGTGTTTGCATGTTTTGGCATCAATCCATTGCAGCTTAGGCCAGTACAATGAGGCAATTCCAGTTCTTGAGCGCGCCATTGATATTCCAGCTATAGAGGATGGCCATGACCACGCACTAGCCAAGTTTGCAGGGTGCATGCAATTGGGTGACATTTATGCAATGACGGGTCAGATTGAGAATTCAATACTGTTCTACACAGCAGGTATGGAGATACAAAGGCAAGTCTTGGGAGAAACTGACCCTCGATTTGGTGAGACATGTCGATATGTAGCTGAGGCTCATGTCCAAGCATTGCAGTTTGATGAGGCTGAGAAGCTGTGTCTAATGGCCCTTGAAATCCACAGAGAGAATGGTTCTCCAGCTTCACTTGAGGAGGCGGCAGATAGAAGACTCATGGGACTTATCTGTGACTCAAAAGGAGATTATGAAGCTGCTCTTGAGCATTATGTTTTAGCAGGCATGTCCATGTCTGCCAATGGCCATGAAACAGATGCAGCTTCAATTGATTGCAGTATTGGAGATGCTTATCTGGCCTTGGCTCGGTATGATGAGGCAGTCTTTGCTTTCCAGAAAGCACTGACTGTGTTTAAGACCACTAAAGGAGAGACACATCCAGCAGTAGCTTCTGTTTATGTCCGGTTAGCTGATCTTTACAACAAGATAGGGAAGTTTAAGGAGTCCAAGTCGTACTGTGAAAATGCACATAAGATCTACGGGAAGCCAAATCCCGGAACCCCTGCAGAAGAGATTGCTAGCGGTCTTATTGATGTTTCTGCTATCTATCAATCTATGAATGATTTGGAGCAGGCCCTCAAGTTACTCAAGAAGGCTTTGAAGATGTTTGGTGACTCCCCAGGTCAACAAAGTACAATTGCAGGAATTGAGGCTCAGATGGGGGTCATGTATTATATGATGGGAAATTATTCAGACTCCTACAACACCTTCAAAAGTTCCACAACCAAGTTCAGGGCCAGTGGAGAGAAAAAATCAGCATTGTTTGGGATTGCTCTGAACCAAATGGGTCTAGCCTGTGTGCAGTGCTATTCAATAAACGAGGCTGCAGACCTGTTTGAAGAAGCCAGGAATATCTTAGAGAAGGAATACGGGCCATATCACCCTGATACATTGGGCGTGTATAGTAATTTGGCTGGCACATACGATGCAATGGGCAG GTTGGATGATGCCATTGAAATTTTGGAATATGTTGTTGGGATGAGAGAAGAGAAGCTTGGAACGGCAAATCCTGATGTGGCCGATGAGAAGCGGAGGTTGGCTGTGTTGTTGAAAGAAGCAGGCAGGGTGAGGAACAGGAAACCAAGATCACTAGAGACACTTCTCGACACTGCCAACCCCCAAATTAGAAGAAGTGACATTATTGAGGTACTGTGA
- the LOC112187769 gene encoding GDSL esterase/lipase At3g27950, translating into MDLVRLFFAVLGILALGVNAGGSGSCMFPAIYNFGDSNSDTGAISAAIEVVPPPNGESFFGHSSGRFSDGRLIIDFIAEKLQLPYLSPYLDSLGTNFRHGANFATGGSSIRPGGYSPFHLGIQVSQFIRFKSQSIALYKQHSSNTQRLPRPEDFSKALYTIDIGQNDLAFGFQHGTIQQVQASIPDILTQLDQAMNKLYKEGARFFWVHNTGPHGCLPYNVIYDKSKPGNLDRIGCVKPTNEVAQEFNRQLKNSVLHLRKQLPLAVFTYVDVYSAKYTVISNAKNEGFVDPFDFCCGSYKGYHIDCGKKAIVNGTVYGNPCNNPSRHISWDGIHYSQAANILLANQIINGSLSDPPVSITEACHG; encoded by the exons ATGGATCTTGTGAGGCTATTTTTTGCAGTACTTGGCATTTTAGCTTTGGGAGTGAATGCTGGTGGTTCTGGGAGTTGTATGTTTCCGGCCATATACAACTTTGGTGACTCAAACTCTGACACCGGCGCTATTTCAGCCGCCATAGAAGTGGTTCCTCCTCCCAATGGTGAAAGTTTCTTTGGACATTCTTCTGGACGCTTTTCTGATGGTCGCCTTATTATAGATTTCATAG CTGAGAAGTTGCAGCTACCATATCTCAGTCCATACTTGGACTCACTTGGGACTAATTTCAGGCATGGTGCAAATTTTGCAACTGGCGGTTCATCCATTAGGCCAGGCGGTTATAGCCCGTTTCATCTCGGCATTCAAGTTTCACAGTTCATAAGATTCAAGTCTCAATCCATAGCCCTCTACAAGCAACACAGTTCAAACA CTCAAAGACTTCCTAGGCCGGAGGACTTCTCAAAAGCTTTGTACACAATTGATATTGGTCAGAATGATCTTGCCTTTGGTTTTCAACATGGGACGATTCAGCAAGTTCAAGCCTCCATTCCTGATATTCTCACTCAGTTAGACCAAGCCATGAAT AAACTATACAAAGAAGGGGCAAGGTTTTTTTGGGTGCATAACACAGGCCCTCATGGGTGCTTGCCCTATAATGTCATCTATGACAAATCAAAGCCAGGTAATCTGGACCGGATTGGCTGCGTGAAGCCTACCAACGAGGTAGCTCAGGAGTTCAATCGGCAGCTTAAGAACAGTGTATTACACTTGAGGAAGCAGCTTCCTCTTGCAGTATTCACTTATGTCGATGTGTATTCAGCTAAATATACAGTGATCAGCAACGCGAAAAATGAAG GTTTTGTGGATCCTTTCGACTTCTGCTGTGGCAGTTACAAGGGGTACCATATTGATTGTGGAAAGAAGGCCATAGTGAATGGAACGGTATATGGCAACCCTTGTAATAATCCATCAAGACATATTAGTTGGGATGGCATACACTACTCTCAGGCAGCAAACATATTGCTTGCCAATCAAATTATTAACGGCTCACTGTCTGATCCACCAGTTTCAATCACAGAGGCTTGTCATGGGTGA